Proteins encoded by one window of Mycoplasma capricolum subsp. capricolum ATCC 27343:
- the secG gene encoding preprotein translocase subunit SecG, giving the protein MINLLASTTKLAQQLILGFEIFIFIIAFIMIAIGLLQNKQSQTGLSALNGGNEELFSNSKERGLDKTLSIWMLVLGIIFFIIALTISIITNTML; this is encoded by the coding sequence ATGATAAATCTATTAGCTTCAACAACCAAATTAGCCCAACAACTAATCTTAGGTTTTGAAATCTTTATTTTCATTATTGCATTTATAATGATCGCTATAGGTTTATTACAAAATAAACAATCTCAAACTGGACTAAGTGCTTTAAATGGTGGAAACGAAGAATTGTTTTCTAATTCAAAAGAACGTGGGTTAGATAAAACTCTTTCTATTTGAATGCTGGTTTTAGGAATTATATTTTTTATAATAGCATTAACAATAAGCATCATTACAAACACTATGTTATAA